Part of the Oncorhynchus tshawytscha isolate Ot180627B linkage group LG23, Otsh_v2.0, whole genome shotgun sequence genome, TGTCCCACTACGTACGAGGATGACTAAGTAAATGTATTGCTCTCTGATTCCGCTCTCACATATAATGTCAAAGCGTCTGCAGACGTTGTCCTGTTTTTACTCTGATACAGTTATTTACAGTTTGTAAATGACGTTAATTAAATTAGAGAGGTAATCTTTTAAGGAGATGCCGCAATTTTTCTCCAATAGCCGTCTTGTGTCGTCCCAGTGTAAACAAGCCTATAAGAGATGTATTACATTAAGAACATGAAGATGTTGGTGAAGATATGATGCCATGGTGATATGATGAGCGACTAATCAAGGTTTGTTCATaaagtatatgtatatattgttgTTTGGAGTTTGTTAATGTGATCTCTGCTGTAAATATCTGTATTACTGTTATTGTACAGATACATGTAATAAATTATATTCTACTCATGTTGTTGCTAGTCTATTTCAAGTTTGCTGTGGGTTAGGGTCAAGTCGAATTGAAGTCAGTCAATTCTGGAAATAAAGATATTTTACAATTGAATAATAACTTAGAGAAAAgttgtattttcaatgacgacttATTCAGCTGAGGAGAAGCTATTTCAAAAGTCTAGCCGTTTCTGTATTTTAAATgcaaatcacttcctgaattgacttaCTACATTGACTGAATTGACTTACTTACTACGTACAACCCTGCTGTACTGGTCAAACAATAGACAGAATTTGACTAATTGGTTTTCAAAACTGCATTTGCTCTCTACGTTGATCTTTGGCTCTTCTCTCGCCACTTTAAGCTAACCCCTCTGGTGGTGAAGCAGTGTGGATGCTCCCTATGCTTGTCTGCCAACACCGAACTGTCTGCTACAGTAACGTGAGAGGCCAAACGTGAGAGGCCAAACGAATGCTGCTGATGTGAAacaggactcacacacacacgcacacagagataGTCGGTCAGTGTAAGTCATGGTTAGGTCACTGACTGCGTTTGTGCGTGCCCCCCATTGATAACTCCTATCCCATCAAAAACATACACAAACTGCCCCATACAAATCATGTGTTTTTGTCATACTGTATGCAAACTAACCTAGGAAATCATATAAAAATGAGAAGCCCTTCAAATACGAATGGATTTATTGTATATTTAAAACATAAGTATGTTTGTTTTCATTCAGTatactgtgtatgtgtctgtgcacCTCTGTAACTGAGTATCTGCGAGTGTGAATGACTCAGCGGTACAGTATACATTACCCTCTGTTAAACTGACCCTGGCTCACAATTATTCACGTGCATATTTCATGATACCCCGATGACAAGAGTGCATAGATCTGTTACAGCCCTACCTTGTTCAGGACTGCTCACACCTAtctacagaggagagaaagatggtgTAACTCATGAGGGGAGGGATGATGGGGGGTGAGATAATGAATCGATTAGGAAAGGAACAAGGTTGGGTAAGGAAGGAGGAGTGCAGGTAGAAGAAGAGACAAAAGAGGAGCGGTCTGGCGAAAATAAACTGAAAAAGACCAAGCCTGGGATAGACAATGCATTTGACAGAATTGTTGCCACTATTTCAAGGCTGTTTTTAATTATGACTTTGGAATTCCAACTTTGAGTGAAGGAGCAATAGATTAAGTTGAATAATCCCTGATGAAGTAGAGACACAGCTCTATATGGCTAGTATCTACACTTTTTTTTGTAAACAAAAATGTCCTTGCCTAATCTACAATGGGTGGTATTTGATTGATTTCCCAGCAAGCTTCTAATTCTTTATAGCTCTATTATAGCAATTATGCTCTTTCTTATCATTTTCTCTCTAACTCTCATTCATGCACACAATTCTTTCGATTCAGAACCGACAGCACAAAACTTCTGGAGGAAAATGTGTATACAGATGTGTTAATAAATCCTGTGTGTGCTTGTAAGAACAGAGATTGAGTCAAGATGTAAACATTCACACTTAAAACACATTGTACAGGTTCTTAAAAGTGTGTCTATATCTCTGCTGAAGGGCACCTGTCGTACCGCTGGTACCAATTCATCTGAGATAGGCCCAGAGCTCCCCTCTGGTCTGCTCTCCTGCCCAGCTGcataccctctctgctcctccaccaCCTGTCATACGCCTCCAACCCCTACAGCATCGGTCTGCTATCACCCCCCTCGCCCAACCACTCCTCACACCACCCCCTCAGAAACTCCTATACCCAGACCTCACAAGTATAGATATGAAGGCCTCCATTTTCCTTCCACATGCACAACGTCCACGCAATGAGCCCCTTACCCCATCCCTCGGAACCTGCCCCTCGGTTTCCCTCAATGTTGCCACTGGGGGTGTACCAGTGGGGGAATTCCAGTTACCATCCTCTACACTCTTTGCACTCATGGGGAATCCCACTTACCACTTGGGAATGGGCATACCACCGCCACCTCCCAATGCCCATCAGACAGACGCAACCCCAACACCTCGCCCCTCTGAGAAGAATCTAAAGGCCCAACAGCCCCGAACAGAAGCATGATTTGATCCCCCTACGTCCTCCTCTGAGGTACCCATGGAGGCCCAAACCCCAAAGGTAGTCCTCtcgccccccccccaacccccggACTTGGCCTGCTCAGAGGACCCAAATTCAGAGACCTCctcgcccctccctccctgtaatCGCCCTCTGGAGGTCCCACAGAGGAAGCCATCTGAAGTGGATGAAGGATCTGTTGGGCTAGCACTCCCCAAAGACTGCCCTGATGAAGAGCCAGGTAGAATACTGTGCCGTATTGGAGAGAGAGACTTGAATACACGGGCGTATTCATTACGGAAACTGTTTACCGTTTATaaaccaaacggaagcaaacagagcaaaacaagagtttctattagacaaattcaggtaggtcccttcccattttgttccgtttgcttccatttaataCAAATGTTACAaagttttgcaacagaattggaGTAATGAATATGCCCCAAGTCTTACTAGGCTTTTGGTCGATTATCTTGCGCTCATGTCAAGTTGTGATTTATCTATGCTTTGCTTCCATGGGCACCTAAACAACTTTCACTGtaatgagattttttttcttcatttttcatGTAGTTGAATGTACCCTTTAAGTgtctgaacttgagcaccacaGTCCCCCTGGCTGTACCATGAACCTTTCCATGGTTGTATAATACACATTGTTGATTGCATAAATGTTCCAACTCATTCCTGGGCAACCATGAAAGTTTGCAGACGTCAACCACACAGGGCCAGACATACGTCTCTGAAAAGTATTGTTCTTTTCCATGAAGGTTATGCACATTATTGTGAAAAGCACTTGAATGTTCAAGGTATCCAAAGAATGCAGCAGTTTATTCAAAATAATGAatattttattctattctattcccttCTTACTGTAGATCTTGAGCCCCCGCGGTGCACTGGCCCCTCACGTCTGACAATGTTGACGACCTTCATCGCCGTCTTCATCCTTCTTTGCTATTGTAGGTAACTTCAATGACAATACAGTGCTTGTAGACCCGGGCTGTGTCTGAAAACATCACGAGCCTTTTTCACTCAACTCCTCTCAAAGCTCATTGGGGGAGGAGGTCCCTTGCATCCTCTCCTCCAATAAGCTTTGAGAAAGCAAGGATTTTTATGGCTAGTAACATTTTCAGACACAATGTCATATCTTAATATATttacagtcatttagcagacactcttatccaggccAACATACAGGCACCTTTAGGGTTACATTGACAGATTTTACAGGCACAATAAGGGCACATCGATTGGCTTTTGACCTAATCAGGTCAGAGATTCGAACCAGCAATCTTTCAGTTCCTGGTCCagcgctcttaactgctaggctacctgccgcccaagaCGAGCTGCATTTGACAGTAAAAAAGGATGCAAGCATTCAACAAACACCCATTTTACCTCGTCCTCGCTCACTCTCCTTCGCATCGTGTTCGTCTCCTCCTCAGTCAAGTTCCTGGGTTtcccacccaacctgacagacATTGTGCAGCCATGTGGCGTTAAAGGGAACTGCAGTGTCCCAATGCCAGTCCTGCTGCCCAAGCAACCCATCAACCAGACAGGAAACGTCCGTGCAGGTAATGCCATCCAATCCGCTGATACATCAGAATTGTATAGGTCTTCTTGGTACATTCAAATGAACAAGCAATCTGTAGACAACTGGCTAAATGACTGGCTATCACACAATGACAATAAGTAACTGATCCCATGAGTCAATATTGTACAGACTGAACAATGTCTTGCATAACCAAATAACGTGTTCAGGTTATGTCTGTGTTGACAGTTCATTTGTTGAAGCACCCATCccccatcccactctccctcagGTTGCCTAGGTCCAGTTGGTGCTGGTCGGAAGGCTTGGAGGATTGTCGGGGGGATGTTAGCAGAGGACAAGTGGGGCTGGCAGAGCAGTTTACACTGGAGAGGGAAACGTGTGTGGGGGGGACCATCATCACCCCACGTTGGATCATTACTGCAGCCCACTGCTTCATCCagtaagggggagggagagagaaaaaatgctttattttttatttcgaTGTCCATATTATGACTTCCTCAACAACTCCTTTAGATTCTGAGGCTGTCTTAATATGGAAACTGTACTTATTATATTAGATAATATGTGCCTTCTATTTCCCTGCATTCTCCATACCCCAGGTACAACATGTTGCAGGAGTCAGAGTGGCAGGTGGTTTTGGACACGCTCAGTTTGACGGACACATCAGCGGGCCAACGCTGCAGAGCACTGCAGATCCTCTATCACCCCAGCTTCTCCATAAACAACAACGACTATGACCTTGGGCTACTGCACACCGTGGCTGACATGGGCGGTGAGAAGAATTAATGATGAAGGTTGTTCAGCGGAGGTTATATGGCTATATGTATGGTTACTCCTATTCTGATTTCACCTGCTCCTGTTTGGCATTTGTCATATTCATGGTTTCTCTCCGGCATGAAATCTAACTGACAACTTAACACTATATCAACACAACAAGtatctcagttggtagagcatggtgctaaGATGGTGGGTTTGATTTTTTTATATTAAAAGTCGAATGTGAAAATACTACCTCTCAGGGCCGCTTTTTGATTTAACCATTGATTCATTGGGTACATGTGAGCTTATCGTCAGTGCAGTACAGTCAATGTGCTGCACAAAACTGAGAAAACTGTCAGAAATGGGGAGGTACTATTTGAACTTGTCTAATAAGAAACTCTTGTTTTCTCTTGCAAAAAGTTTTGCTACAGTGTGTCCTAAGGAACATGACCATGGTGTTGTGTTATGTGTTGCTTTAGGTGGGGTTCGACCAGTGTGTATGCCCAGTCCTAGAGTCCTTCCTTCCTGGTGCCCCCTGTTGGATCACTGGCTGGGGCTACACTAAAGAGGGGGGTGAGTCACGTTCACAAATATTCTCACACCACTTCCTTATGATTTCAACTGATTGGATGATCACTCTAATTTATTGCGccttgtctttctcctctccctttttcccACTTTTTCCATAATCACAGAATGAAGACAATGTTCCCTTCCATCCCATAATCTCATTCAATAACCTGATGATTGTCTCTTCATTCTCTTCCCATTATAACATTCCTATTTGTAtaatctctccttcatctctctcctctgtctttaccCCTCCTTTCTCTACTCCACCTCGgtttgtctgcctctctctcgggCTCTGTATGGTCTGAGCTGTGACAGGCTCAGGTGCAAGTGATAGCCCAGTCCATGTGTTCCCACCCAAATGTCTATGGCTCCTACCTCACTCCCAGGATGCTTTGTGCTGGCACCATGGAGGAAGGAGTGGACTcatgccaggtacacacacacatacgcacgcaagcacacacacacaccaaaaacggCATGTATGAATTCATATGTGGTCTTCTCTGGTTTTAAGGGAGACAGTGGAGGCCCACTTGTGtgtgagacaggggagggggactGGAGGCTGGCTGGGATAGTGAGCTGGGGAGATGGCTGTGGTCAGCCCAACAAACCAGGAGTCTACACCAGGGTCACCCAGCTGCTCCCCTGGATGTACAAATATGTAGAGGTACATAGCTACAGTAGATGCACCAGTCACACAGAACTGGGCCAGTGCTTCTCTGAATGTGAAAATGCTCCACTCCATGTTATGATTTTGACTCTTTTACAGGTGGACACATTTGAAGAATCTGGAACCCCAAAAACAATGAATTGTAACTCTGACAGCTAGATTTTATTAGCAGCAATATGACCACTTACATTTCTGCAAAATATTAAAGTTTGATGTACTTTTGCTTCACATTCCATTTTTGTATGAAATAAAAATGTCCTTTAATCTGACAATAATTTTATTGAAAGCACATTCTTATACAAACCATTGTATATGGTTAATTACCATACTAATGCATGGATTGTTGGATTCAACTGGGACTGGGTTTGTTTCTTATCTGGAGTTGCTGACAATAGTCACGTAGTGTAAAGTACCTTGTTAAATGAATACACATGTGCACAGTCATAGTGACACACCGAACTCTGACcccctatctctctgtgtgtgtgcgcgcgcgttcGTGTTGAAGTGTTGACAGCTTGCGCATGTCCTCTGCTCTAGTGCTTGGAGGTTCTCAAGGAGTAGGCTGCCTTATCAGATTTCTGGGACTTCCTGGATACACTACACATTTTAGTGCACAATAAGTCAATATAGCTACAACATTTGTGGCAACCATACTTCTACGGCAACGGACAGCTACAGAGGATTGGGGCACAACAAACTAGTCAAACTCGTCTGCTCAGTTTTGGGATTTCTACCCATGCCCGTCGCCCAGTAGGAAGCCAAAAAAAGTGACAGTTAAAAATAACAGTGAAGAAAAAATGTGTTCAGTTGTAAACCGACTGAAAGCTGCGCTGGCCTATACGCTGTGGCTCCAAACAACCGGGTACTCGCGTAAAGTTCCAGCCCACATCGGCCTGGGCTTACGCACCAGCAAGCAGCCTCTGGAAACGGTCATCATACGACCTTACTGCTCCAGGATGGAGTTGGGAAAAGGACCTTTCTTCAGGCAGGTGAGTTAGCCACTGCAATCATTTATATTGTTTGCTTTTGGCATGCGTAAAAGTTCTAGGCTGAAGTTTCAACTGGGTTCCGCCGACTTGTTGAAAATACAGTGACAATATGACGGGTTTTTTTCAGTGCAAGTAATCATATATTTTGCAATTGGTCGACATGAGAATTAGGGGGAACGTATTTTCCAGTCATCCTTAGTTATTgcagtgtttaaaaaaatgtggaaCAATGTAACGTTAACAAGCTGTAGTAGAGGGGGCGTGTTCAAATCGCCACTCGTACGGAGGACATGTGTTTACACATTTTCTGGCAAAAAAAATCACTAGATTTGTGATAATTCCAATCTAAATAAACCAAACTAAACTAAGATAACCAGGTGAAACCAAGAAAAGCATCGTAGATAATTACATTATAACACAAGTACGCCATCTTCATGCTTGTGTGGCACTTTATATTCTGGATTTCCCCTGATTGTCTGTCTATGCGATTAAAATGTGTGTCAAAAGGGAAATACAAGTATTGAGAATAACACTGTCTACCGGTGTCCtagatagctagttagctaccagtGTCGCCCCCCCCTGATGTGTACACCGGAGCGTCTTTCACTCCCGCTTGCCGAACACCTGCCCTCGCCGTCGTTAGCAGAACTGCGGGAAAACAGTGCCCGAGAGGCGGGGGCGAAGTACACGGTCTACCGGTGAGCTAGCTACCTCTCCCACCGGCTGTGTAACGGAGTCATAGCTTGTTAGCTAGCACCAAGTGTCCTAAACGCCTACTGAACAACTATCCTCGTTAACAGAAATAAGGGAAAACAGTGCCCGACAAGCAGGGACGAAGGACATTGTCTACCATTACCCTAGCTAGCCACCGGTGTAGTCGCCCACGCCTCTTCTGTGGAGTTTATCGGCGGTTGGCAACtttatggtgcattaccgccacctactgtacatgAGCGCCTCCATACGGGAGTCATAGTTTAAAAATGGACCAAtagaaggataaagaggggttcctgcagatgcaggaatgcccacatgtAGGACCGCCTCAAAGTATGAAAATCCACCTTGACGGTGACTCTTGACAGATTTGCAGCCTTAAAACAACAAACTCCTTATCACTATAAGACTACACACCCATATATTATCATTCTTGATCAATATACAGGCATGATGTGTGTTATGTAATAGAATACTGTACTGCCCCCTCATCGTTTATAACCTATGGTTACTCACTCACCTGTCCTTGCTTGTTCCAACCTTTACAGCTGTTTGAGTCGGTGAGCAGCACCTACACTTATCTGCTGGCTGATACAGAGAGCAGGGAGGCGGTCCTCATTGATCCAGTACTGGAGACAGTGGGCAGGGATCTGAAACTCGTAGAGGAACTGGGTTTCAACCTGAAAGTGGCAGGTAACTTGGATGTCTCTAAAACATAGACAAGCACACAAGCATGCGCTCGCTAGCACGAGCAcgtccacacacacgcacacactaatcCTACATCCATTTTGATCTCCTTGTTTATCCTACCCTTGTTTAAGATGACATATGACTCACACTGTACCCTGCCCCCCCATTAGTGAACACTCACTGCCATGCAGACCACATCACAGGCACGGGACAGCTGAAGAACAGGCTGTTTGGGATGAAGAGTGCCATCTCCAAGCACAGCGGGGCCAGTGCAGACATCATGCTATCAGAGGGAGATAAGATCAGCTTTGGCAAACATGTGAGGACAGACCTACCTACAGCTAAAGAGAATACAGTATGGGTCTGGGCCTACCCCAATTTGTGTTCACCCAAAATCCCTGGTCCTGGAGAGTCATAGGTTTACAGGTTTTTTTGTTCAACTGAGTAAGAGTGCTGGGCTGAAACAAAAGCCTATACATCATGTACTGTTGCTCTCCAGTACCAGGTTTGCTGTCCACTGCTTTAAATGCTTGGGCCTTATTTACCTTCATCTCTCCTTCACACTCCCTTTCTCCTCTTTACTTCCCCCTCCCTTGTTTTCTGTAATCCCTCTTACTGCCTCTCTCGTCCCTCAGTATCTGACGGTGAGGGAGACTCCAGGACATACAGACGGCTGTGTGACGTTGGTGACAGGGGACCAGAGCATGGCTTTCACTGGGGACACACTACTAATCAGGGGCTGTGGAAGGACAGACTTCCAGCAGGGTAACGTTAACCTTTTCCACACTACTAAGCTAAACCGAGCAGAGCCAAGACAAAATGTACTGCAATGCACTGGCCTGGTTGGGCATCCACAAGACTGAATCCATGCTGGACATAACAATGTGAAAAGCAAGTATCTAAGCCAACACAGTACTATAGTGTGACTCAGTCATATTCTCTCAGATTTTTGATCTCTGTGGTGATATATCTAGACATGCACATATTATCAGGGTATATCACAGACTTTCATCCCTATATGCTATTGTTTCCCAATTCTTTGGTCAGAACTGTTTTTAAACAATGCATGAGAAGTTTGTGGATCATTGCCTCACCCACACTTGTTGCATTGTTTTATGCTTAGTGGACACAATGTGGCAGTATTGTAGACTTTTTTCCCAGTTGTAGTCTGATCTCAAATAGTCACTGAAGCGTAGTTTATGTTCAATAGGGCATGCGACGGAAAACGTTTTGGAACGGAAAAACACAAATGAGTGTTTCTTATCagacaagtccaggtagtccctccctgtttcagtccgtttgTTTCGGGTCCAATGAAAACAAGCCTGATCTGTTTGTTTATCTACTTCCCAGGCTGCTCTAGGAGGCTCTATGAATCAGTCCACCGGAAGATTTTCACATTACCTCCTCAGTGCCTCGTCTTCCCTGCACATGACTACAAAGGTTGACAAGACATCCTCTTTATGCAAAAGTGTTATTGTGTTCCAGTGTAATGTGTATATCCCCTCACCCCTTTCCTTGCAAGATTTCCTTTTTCTACATCTCTGCTCTTGGGGATAGTCTCACCAATAATTTCGTACAAGCAGACCCAGAAGGCTTGTATACTCTCGCAGTGCTATGACACTCCTTTCCATAGACTTTACGAAGTTAATTTGTACTGTACCACCACCCTTCACCATTTGTCTACTTTCATTTTCAACTCTGTTCTCTTCGGAGTCATTCCTAAGCCAGATCAGACCGTGGGTTCTACAGTTGAGTGTAGTCATTGAATCATCATTGTGATGTATTGCTAACAGGTCTGTTAACCCTGTGCTGCAGGTCAGACGGCCTCCACCGTGGGCGAGGAGAGGAGGTTTAACCCCCGCCTGACCAAGACCGTGGAAGAGTTTGTGGACATCATGACCAACCTGAACCTCCCCAAGCCTGCTAAGATCGGTATCTGACACTCTACCCTCTGCAGTTATTCTATTACAATAGAAACTGTTGTTGTGTATGTTGTAATAATATTATATTACTATAGGGTCTATTAGTATCTAGATTATATGCAACTATTGTGTTACAATAGAGTTATTATCAGTGGTCTTTCACCTCACTTAAACCTTATCACGGGAATGAGCATGACAAAGCTATCCGTGAAGAGATGGCAATATgttacacatactgtactctTTTAAACTGTCCTTTGCACATTGATTTGAATACTTGTTAGTGTAAGCTCTTCTTAATTCACTGATAGAAAAAAGATGTTGAtttgttatttctctctctgccaGATATTGCGGTGCCTGCAAACCTGGTGTGTGGACTCCATGAGGTTTGAATGGCAAATCGATTTTAGGATTTCACTTTAAGCACTCTTGGGAGGAAGAGGGAAATGATTTTCACCCAGCCACAACTTAATGCTGTGTATATTTTATTTCCAAGTTGAACATACATTCCTCCTTGTTTGCCTATGGGGAAAAAAGCAGTGGTCATGATTTGGTGGGTGTACATATACTGAAATTGTATAGTAAAATATGCATTAATGATCATTAAACATTGCCATGTACATTGTAACATTTTATAATACAATCTCTTGGAAAAATGTGAACATTAAGATGACCTAGTTTTATATTAAATCAAGGTTGTTCAAATGTAAATGTCTGAATTAACTCTTTGACTACACCTGTATAAATTGCAGAATTGCAGTGTAACTTATGGAAAATGCACTGATAGAAGGTTCCGTTCATGGTTTAGTATTCATGAATGCTGACTGACACAATTGAGCTCTTCCACATGGCCTTTCCAGCATCCCATAGTCaaggcaatacacacacacacacacacacacagtactctgACTGTTGCCAGCCATGGCCGTTTTGCATACCAGGAAAACCTAACTCTTCTATTTGCATTTGAAATCACTGTGGGCCAAGTTTCCATTGCGAGAGTCCAAAACACGTCATTGCCATGCCTTTGTGTGCTTGTTTCTCTATCTACCTCTTAATTATCCGGTATCATCCTGTTATTCTCTCAGCCGCTTTATATAATACCATATTGTAATGTCCTGAATACATCAACATAATCGGCTTAGCCTTAGGATTCCTCTTAGCTGTGTGTCTAGCCTAGTAGCATACTACATTCGTTTTTGTCCCACGCCCCATTGACTAGTCTCTACCTGGTAGACAGGTTTGGGGAGATGGGAGTGTCTGGCTCTGActcaaccatgtctctgtctctgaaccTGCCTGATCATTTCATAATAATGGTCCACTGTGAGCTCAGACTTCTCAGATACTTCTCAAAGGTACTGTACCCT contains:
- the LOC112241292 gene encoding persulfide dioxygenase ETHE1, mitochondrial produces the protein MCSVVNRLKAALAYTLWLQTTGYSRKVPAHIGLGLRTSKQPLETVIIRPYCSRMELGKGPFFRQLFESVSSTYTYLLADTESREAVLIDPVLETVGRDLKLVEELGFNLKVAVNTHCHADHITGTGQLKNRLFGMKSAISKHSGASADIMLSEGDKISFGKHYLTVRETPGHTDGCVTLVTGDQSMAFTGDTLLIRGCGRTDFQQGCSRRLYESVHRKIFTLPPQCLVFPAHDYKGQTASTVGEERRFNPRLTKTVEEFVDIMTNLNLPKPAKIDIAVPANLVCGLHEV